A genomic region of Mycobacterium sp. Aquia_213 contains the following coding sequences:
- the katG gene encoding catalase/peroxidase HPI, producing the protein MSSDTSHKSESENPAISPPEPKGGAPRTNQDWWPNQIDVSRLHPHAPQSNPLGDDFDYAEEFAKLDVEAVKADLVSVLTTSQDWWPADYGHYGGFFIRMSWHAAGTYRIFDGRGGGGQGLQRFAPLNSWPDNASLDKARRLLWPVKKKHGNKISWADLLLLAGNVALESMGFKTFGFAFGREDIWEPEEVIFGEEDEWLGTNKRYSGKRDLAQPYGATTMGLIYVNPEGPEGKPDPVAAAVDIRETFGRMAMNDEETAALIVGGHSFGKTHGAASGDLVGPEPEAAPIEQQGLGWKSSYGSGSGKDAITSGLEVVWTPTPTKWDNTFLETLYGFEWELVKSPGDAWQFTAKDGAGAGTIPDPFGGPGRAPTMLVTDISLREDPIYRKITERWLKNPDELAVAFAKAWYKLLHRDLGPISRYLGPWVPEPQLWQDPVPDVDHPLVNDKDVAGLKKKVLESGLTVPQLVKTAWSAAGSYRNTDKRGGANGARIRLEPQRNWEVNEPSELAKVLPALERIQQDFNASASGGKKISLADLIVLAGSAAVEKAAKEAGYDISVHFAPGRTDTSQENTDVESFAVLEPRADGFRNYARPGEKAPLEQLLLERAYLLGVTGPELTVLIGGLRALGANHGGNKHGVFTDRPGALTNDFFVNLLDMGTEWKPSETTENVYEGRDRSSGALKWTATANDLVFGSNSVLRALVEVYAQDDNAGKFVEDFVAAWVKVMNNDRYDLK; encoded by the coding sequence GTGTCATCAGATACATCCCATAAGAGCGAGAGCGAAAACCCGGCTATTTCACCGCCCGAGCCCAAGGGGGGCGCTCCCCGGACCAACCAGGACTGGTGGCCGAACCAGATCGACGTATCGAGGCTGCACCCGCACGCACCCCAGTCCAACCCGCTCGGCGATGATTTCGATTACGCCGAAGAGTTCGCGAAGCTCGACGTCGAGGCCGTCAAGGCCGACCTGGTCTCGGTGCTGACCACCTCCCAGGACTGGTGGCCGGCCGACTACGGCCACTACGGCGGCTTCTTCATTCGGATGAGCTGGCACGCCGCCGGCACCTACCGCATCTTCGACGGCCGCGGCGGCGGCGGTCAGGGCCTGCAACGCTTCGCCCCGCTCAACAGCTGGCCGGACAACGCCAGCCTGGACAAGGCGCGCAGGTTGTTGTGGCCGGTCAAGAAAAAGCACGGCAACAAGATCTCCTGGGCCGACCTACTGCTCCTGGCGGGCAACGTCGCGCTGGAGTCGATGGGCTTCAAGACCTTTGGGTTCGCCTTCGGTCGCGAAGACATCTGGGAGCCCGAGGAGGTCATCTTCGGTGAAGAGGACGAATGGTTGGGCACCAACAAGCGCTACTCCGGCAAGCGCGATCTCGCGCAACCCTACGGCGCCACCACCATGGGTCTGATCTACGTGAATCCCGAAGGCCCCGAAGGCAAGCCGGATCCGGTCGCCGCGGCAGTCGACATCCGGGAAACCTTCGGCCGGATGGCGATGAACGACGAGGAGACCGCCGCGCTGATCGTCGGCGGCCACAGCTTCGGCAAGACGCACGGCGCCGCCAGCGGCGACCTGGTCGGCCCCGAGCCGGAGGCCGCCCCGATCGAGCAGCAGGGGCTGGGCTGGAAGAGCTCCTACGGCAGCGGCTCGGGCAAGGACGCCATCACCAGCGGCCTCGAGGTCGTCTGGACGCCTACCCCGACGAAGTGGGACAACACCTTCCTGGAGACCCTGTACGGCTTCGAATGGGAGCTGGTGAAGAGCCCGGGTGACGCCTGGCAGTTCACGGCGAAGGACGGCGCCGGTGCGGGCACCATCCCCGATCCGTTCGGCGGACCGGGCCGTGCTCCGACGATGCTGGTCACCGACATCTCGTTGCGCGAAGACCCGATCTACCGCAAGATCACCGAACGCTGGCTGAAAAACCCCGATGAGCTGGCCGTCGCGTTTGCCAAGGCGTGGTACAAGCTGCTGCACCGCGATCTGGGACCGATTTCGCGTTACCTCGGGCCGTGGGTCCCCGAGCCACAGCTGTGGCAGGACCCGGTTCCGGACGTTGACCACCCGCTGGTCAACGACAAGGACGTGGCGGGCCTGAAGAAGAAGGTGCTCGAGTCCGGCCTGACCGTTCCCCAACTGGTCAAGACCGCCTGGTCGGCGGCGGGCAGCTACCGCAACACCGACAAGCGCGGTGGTGCCAACGGGGCGCGGATTCGTCTTGAGCCGCAAAGGAATTGGGAAGTCAACGAGCCCTCCGAGCTGGCGAAGGTGTTGCCGGCGCTGGAAAGGATCCAGCAGGACTTCAACGCCTCGGCCTCCGGTGGCAAGAAGATCTCGCTGGCTGACCTGATCGTGCTGGCGGGTTCCGCGGCGGTCGAGAAGGCGGCGAAGGAGGCCGGGTATGACATCTCGGTGCACTTCGCACCGGGCCGCACCGACACCTCGCAGGAGAACACCGACGTGGAGTCGTTCGCGGTGCTGGAACCGCGCGCCGACGGGTTCCGCAACTACGCCCGACCGGGCGAGAAGGCCCCGCTGGAGCAGCTGCTGCTGGAGCGGGCCTATCTCCTCGGTGTGACCGGACCGGAGCTGACGGTGCTCATCGGTGGGCTGCGTGCTCTGGGCGCCAACCACGGCGGCAACAAGCACGGCGTGTTCACCGACAGGCCGGGCGCGTTGACCAACGACTTCTTCGTCAACCTGCTCGATATGGGCACGGAGTGGAAGCCGTCGGAGACCACGGAGAACGTCTACGAGGGCCGGGATCGGTCTTCGGGAGCTCTCAAGTGGACCGCGACCGCGAACGACCTGGTGTTCGGGTCGAACTCGGTGCTGCGCGCCCTGGTCGAGGTCTACGCGCAGGACGACAACGCGGGCAAGTTCGTCGAGGACTTCGTCGCGGCGTGGGTCAAGGTCATGAACAACGACCGGTACGACTTGAAGTGA
- a CDS encoding DMT family transporter: MGWVISHAVAIISGLLAAFWAAVGIVVRQRVAQRVPADGDVSGPTVTSVVRQPLWWAGILAAIAGFVFQALALANGSLLLVQPLLVSSLLFALPLSARLCHQRITPAEWAWAIVLTVALAAFVLVGQPREGHHRSPIPSWTMALALTAPLVIVCLVAARRTHGRTRAMLLAIAVAVLLGMVAVLTKICTHRYAMGGWHGLLTVPAPYLLVVLAMAVTMVQSSAFHAGALQASVPLMLVGEPVVAVVLGVVVLGEHLAVRGSAAIGLLVAIVAMVASTVALARDTAPGAGHPATKDVGTPRPNEEDGVILK; the protein is encoded by the coding sequence ATGGGGTGGGTGATTTCGCACGCCGTCGCGATCATCTCGGGGTTACTCGCCGCGTTTTGGGCAGCCGTCGGCATCGTGGTTCGACAACGAGTCGCCCAACGCGTTCCAGCTGACGGGGACGTATCCGGACCGACGGTGACGAGCGTGGTTCGCCAACCGTTGTGGTGGGCCGGGATTCTCGCCGCCATCGCCGGTTTCGTGTTTCAGGCCCTGGCGCTGGCCAACGGATCCCTGCTGCTCGTGCAGCCGCTGCTGGTGTCGTCGCTGCTGTTTGCCCTGCCATTGAGTGCGAGGCTTTGCCATCAGCGCATCACCCCGGCCGAATGGGCGTGGGCGATCGTGTTGACCGTCGCACTGGCCGCGTTCGTGCTGGTCGGTCAGCCCCGCGAGGGCCATCACCGTTCGCCGATACCGTCGTGGACCATGGCGCTGGCGCTCACCGCGCCGCTGGTCATCGTGTGCCTCGTCGCGGCGCGGCGCACCCACGGCCGCACGCGCGCCATGCTGCTGGCGATCGCGGTGGCGGTGCTGCTCGGCATGGTCGCCGTCTTGACGAAGATCTGCACGCACCGCTACGCCATGGGCGGGTGGCACGGACTGCTCACCGTCCCGGCCCCGTACCTGCTCGTCGTGCTGGCGATGGCGGTAACGATGGTGCAAAGTTCCGCCTTTCACGCCGGCGCATTACAGGCCTCGGTGCCGCTGATGCTGGTGGGTGAACCCGTCGTCGCGGTGGTGCTCGGGGTCGTCGTGCTCGGCGAACACCTCGCGGTGCGAGGATCGGCAGCCATCGGCCTGCTCGTCGCCATCGTCGCAATGGTGGCATCCACCGTTGCGCTGGCGCGCGACACGGCACCCGGCGCGGGCCATCCGGCCACGAAAGATGTTGGGACACCGCGTCCCAACGAAGAAGATGGCGTGATCCTCAAGTAG
- a CDS encoding Fur family transcriptional regulator, whose translation MSSTSDYAERLRLADLRVTRPRIAVLEAVHAHPHADTETIFSSVRVGLPEVSRQAVYDVLNALTAVGLVRRIQPLGLVARYESRVGDNHHHVVCRSCGVIADVDCAVGEAPCLTPSDENNVLDGYVLDEAEVIYWGLCPDCSTAAS comes from the coding sequence GTGTCGTCAACGTCGGACTACGCGGAGCGGTTGCGTTTGGCCGACCTGCGTGTGACCCGGCCCAGGATTGCCGTCCTGGAGGCGGTACACGCCCATCCGCATGCCGACACCGAGACGATCTTTTCCTCGGTGCGCGTTGGCCTTCCCGAAGTCTCCCGTCAGGCCGTCTACGACGTGCTCAACGCCCTTACGGCGGTGGGCCTGGTCCGGCGCATCCAGCCACTGGGGCTGGTGGCGCGCTACGAGTCCCGGGTCGGCGACAACCACCACCACGTCGTATGCCGGTCCTGCGGCGTCATCGCCGACGTCGACTGCGCGGTCGGCGAGGCCCCGTGCCTTACCCCGTCGGACGAGAACAACGTGCTCGACGGCTACGTCCTCGATGAGGCAGAAGTCATCTACTGGGGCCTGTGCCCCGACTGTTCGACCGCAGCTTCCTGA
- a CDS encoding glycosyltransferase, giving the protein MKCVLAGYGSRGDVEPLAAVGRELMRRGHDVQMAVAPNMVAFVESAGLPAVAYGRDSREQLDFAAAFVGKISNPVTMWAEIAQHVNEIKAEKSAALTSLADGADLLVAAFNEQGLAANVAEYYDIPLGALHYFPARILASGALGPQITKETDDAQRPALGLPEVAGDSVRPTLEIQAYDEICLPGPAAEWLDSDPSPLFVGALTLGLPSDADDEVLSWIADGTPPIYFGFGSTPLASPVETIAVISAACARLGERALICTGPNDVAGAPDAEHVKIVAGVNHAAVFPVCRAVVHHGGAGATAAGLRAGIPTLILWFWLDQPVWAEGVAELKVGSGRGFMESTLDSVTADLQGILTPECATRAREVAALMTKPAESLSRAVDFLEEAALKQPR; this is encoded by the coding sequence ATGAAATGCGTGCTGGCCGGCTATGGAAGTCGCGGCGATGTCGAGCCCCTGGCCGCCGTCGGCCGGGAGTTGATGCGACGCGGCCACGACGTGCAGATGGCCGTCGCGCCCAACATGGTGGCCTTCGTCGAATCCGCGGGGTTGCCCGCGGTCGCGTACGGCCGGGACTCGCGAGAACAACTGGACTTCGCCGCGGCTTTCGTCGGCAAGATCTCGAACCCGGTCACCATGTGGGCCGAGATCGCCCAGCATGTCAACGAGATCAAGGCCGAAAAGAGTGCGGCGCTGACGTCGTTGGCAGACGGAGCCGACCTGCTGGTCGCAGCCTTCAACGAGCAGGGCCTGGCCGCCAATGTCGCTGAGTATTACGACATTCCGCTCGGTGCGCTGCACTACTTCCCGGCGCGGATTCTGGCGTCCGGCGCACTCGGTCCGCAGATCACCAAGGAGACCGACGACGCCCAACGCCCCGCGCTCGGCTTGCCGGAGGTCGCCGGGGATTCGGTGCGGCCCACGCTCGAAATCCAGGCCTATGACGAGATCTGCTTGCCGGGACCGGCGGCCGAGTGGCTGGACTCGGATCCTTCGCCTTTGTTCGTCGGTGCGCTGACGCTGGGGCTGCCGAGCGATGCCGACGACGAGGTGTTGTCCTGGATCGCCGACGGCACGCCGCCGATCTACTTCGGCTTCGGTAGCACCCCGCTCGCATCTCCCGTGGAGACGATCGCGGTGATCAGCGCGGCCTGCGCGCGGCTGGGCGAGCGGGCGTTGATTTGCACCGGCCCGAATGACGTTGCCGGCGCTCCGGACGCCGAGCACGTGAAAATCGTGGCCGGGGTGAACCATGCGGCCGTCTTTCCGGTCTGCCGTGCCGTCGTCCACCATGGCGGCGCCGGCGCGACGGCCGCGGGCCTGCGGGCCGGAATCCCCACGTTGATCCTGTGGTTCTGGCTTGATCAGCCGGTCTGGGCGGAAGGGGTCGCGGAGCTGAAAGTTGGCTCCGGACGGGGCTTTATGGAAAGTACCCTGGATTCGGTGACCGCGGACCTGCAGGGAATCCTCACCCCAGAATGCGCGACTCGGGCCCGCGAGGTTGCCGCGTTGATGACCAAACCTGCCGAAAGTCTTTCGCGCGCTGTCGATTTCCTGGAAGAGGCCGCCCTCAAGCAGCCGCGCTGA
- a CDS encoding class I SAM-dependent methyltransferase, with the protein MEDRDRRSFDPSTLREAMARRLYRRSMAEGTLHLPAVPGMLDEYLTMLTTIFAGLGIRYTDEETAQLKTVLQGELAKAFKASSRSNIVVEFSSPFGTMLNYRVKPQWASIGADYDNWVDTREGPLFGTEPDARVWALANEAGDPSTCRVLDVGAGTGRNALALARRGHPVDAVELAGKFADIIRGEAKRNSFDINVIQSDVFVAMEGVSGDYQLVVFSEVVPDFRTPQELRGMFELAAQCLARGGRLVFNTFLAREGYTPDDAARQLGQQCHTMTFTRDEVGNAAAGLSLELISDESAYEYEKAHLPEGAWPPTAWFDGWASGQDIFDVEREDSPIELRWLVYRKNA; encoded by the coding sequence ATGGAGGATCGGGACCGCAGATCTTTCGACCCGTCGACGCTGCGCGAAGCGATGGCCCGGCGGTTGTACCGACGCTCGATGGCCGAGGGTACGCTCCATCTTCCAGCCGTTCCGGGCATGCTCGACGAGTACCTCACGATGCTGACGACCATCTTTGCCGGCTTGGGCATCCGGTACACAGACGAAGAAACCGCTCAGCTCAAAACGGTGCTGCAAGGAGAGTTGGCGAAAGCCTTCAAGGCTTCGTCGCGTTCGAACATCGTCGTCGAGTTCAGTTCACCGTTCGGCACGATGCTGAATTACCGCGTCAAACCCCAGTGGGCATCGATCGGGGCCGATTACGACAATTGGGTCGACACCCGCGAGGGGCCGCTGTTCGGCACCGAACCCGACGCACGCGTATGGGCACTGGCCAACGAAGCCGGCGATCCCAGCACCTGTCGGGTACTCGACGTCGGAGCCGGCACGGGGCGAAACGCCCTCGCCCTGGCCCGGCGTGGTCACCCGGTTGACGCGGTCGAGCTGGCCGGGAAGTTCGCCGACATCATTCGTGGGGAAGCCAAACGGAATTCGTTCGATATCAACGTCATCCAGAGCGATGTCTTTGTGGCGATGGAAGGTGTCAGCGGCGATTATCAGCTGGTCGTGTTCTCCGAGGTGGTGCCGGACTTCCGGACCCCGCAGGAGCTGCGTGGGATGTTCGAACTCGCTGCGCAATGCTTGGCCCGCGGTGGGCGTTTGGTGTTCAACACTTTCCTGGCGCGCGAGGGCTATACCCCCGACGACGCCGCCCGCCAACTCGGGCAGCAATGCCACACCATGACCTTCACCCGCGACGAAGTCGGCAACGCGGCCGCCGGATTGTCGCTTGAGCTCATTTCCGACGAGTCGGCCTACGAGTACGAGAAAGCCCATCTACCCGAAGGCGCTTGGCCGCCCACGGCCTGGTTCGACGGATGGGCCAGTGGCCAAGACATTTTCGACGTCGAACGGGAGGATTCCCCCATCGAGTTGCGCTGGCTCGTCTACCGCAAAAACGCTTGA
- a CDS encoding PPOX class F420-dependent oxidoreductase, whose protein sequence is MSDDATVKLGAEKFASLTTFKRNGDPVAAPMWIVADGARLSMWTPADSWKVKRVRRDPRVTLAACGRTGKVPPSQPVFAGTAEVITDPAEVARVESLVKRKYGLGFRVVTFIETIAARGRKPRFVLHITLTATV, encoded by the coding sequence ATGAGCGACGATGCGACCGTGAAGTTGGGTGCTGAGAAGTTCGCGTCCTTGACGACTTTCAAACGCAACGGCGATCCGGTCGCCGCGCCGATGTGGATCGTCGCCGACGGCGCGCGCCTATCGATGTGGACGCCGGCCGACTCGTGGAAGGTCAAGCGGGTTCGGCGCGATCCCCGGGTCACCCTTGCGGCATGCGGTCGAACCGGAAAGGTGCCACCCAGTCAGCCCGTCTTCGCGGGAACTGCCGAGGTGATCACCGACCCAGCGGAAGTCGCGCGCGTCGAATCGCTGGTCAAGCGCAAGTATGGCTTGGGTTTTCGGGTGGTGACTTTCATCGAAACCATCGCCGCCCGCGGCCGAAAGCCACGGTTCGTCCTGCACATCACGCTGACGGCGACCGTCTGA
- a CDS encoding MOSC domain-containing protein: protein MRVESLRRYPVKSMLGEAVESLFVDERGAEGDRRLALVDTATGHVASAKQARLWRDLLKCTANGDPGRVSIGLPDGTTVAADDPDVNELLSRLLGRSVRLVSQRPEGATVERPDPEKLLELGLDADVAGRILEIGLGTPGGSFTDDAPLHAITTATLEHIGVEAQRYRPNIVIATPADCPPYVENDWVDRELGIGKVRLRGLELTPRCVVPTLEHGPLPKSPQALRIPAAENRREAGTCGVAACAGIYFQATSDGVIRVGDQVTFDP from the coding sequence ATGCGGGTCGAGAGTTTGCGCCGGTATCCGGTGAAATCAATGCTCGGCGAGGCCGTCGAGAGCTTGTTCGTCGACGAACGTGGAGCCGAAGGCGACCGACGGCTCGCACTCGTCGACACCGCGACCGGGCATGTGGCCAGCGCCAAACAGGCACGGCTATGGCGCGACCTGTTGAAGTGCACCGCCAATGGAGATCCCGGCCGGGTAAGCATCGGGCTGCCCGACGGTACAACGGTCGCCGCCGACGATCCTGACGTCAACGAGCTGCTCTCCCGGTTGTTGGGGCGGTCGGTCCGACTTGTCAGCCAGCGTCCGGAGGGTGCCACGGTAGAGCGTCCGGATCCGGAGAAGCTGCTCGAGCTTGGCTTGGACGCCGACGTTGCCGGCCGCATCCTGGAGATCGGTCTGGGGACGCCGGGAGGTTCGTTTACCGACGATGCTCCACTGCACGCGATCACCACCGCCACGCTGGAACACATCGGCGTCGAGGCCCAGCGCTACCGGCCGAATATCGTGATCGCGACACCCGCCGACTGCCCCCCGTACGTCGAAAACGATTGGGTTGACCGGGAATTGGGCATCGGCAAGGTGCGGCTGCGCGGCCTGGAACTCACCCCACGCTGCGTCGTGCCGACGCTCGAACACGGACCGCTACCGAAATCGCCACAGGCGCTGCGCATACCCGCCGCCGAGAATCGTCGGGAAGCGGGCACGTGCGGAGTGGCGGCGTGCGCCGGGATCTATTTCCAGGCGACCAGTGATGGTGTGATCCGGGTCGGCGACCAGGTCACCTTCGACCCGTAG
- a CDS encoding thioredoxin family protein: MAIESTMLALGTPAPLFTLPDPATGAQVSLDELAGPALVVTFICNHCPYVQHVAPGLAALGRDLAEQGVAMVGISSNDVVTYPQDGPDEMVTEARRHGWTFPYLYDETQDVARSFSAACTPDTFVFDGERRLVYRGQLDDSRPKNDLPVTGADVRAAVDAVLAGRPVDSNQRPSIGCGIKWR; encoded by the coding sequence ATGGCTATCGAGTCAACAATGCTCGCCCTCGGCACGCCCGCACCGCTGTTCACGTTGCCCGACCCGGCAACCGGCGCCCAAGTCAGCCTCGACGAGCTCGCCGGTCCGGCGCTGGTGGTCACCTTCATCTGCAACCACTGCCCGTATGTCCAGCATGTCGCGCCCGGACTGGCCGCACTGGGTAGAGACCTCGCCGAGCAAGGTGTCGCAATGGTCGGGATTTCCAGCAATGACGTCGTCACTTACCCGCAGGATGGCCCCGACGAGATGGTCACCGAGGCCCGCCGCCACGGCTGGACGTTTCCGTACCTGTACGACGAGACGCAAGACGTCGCCCGCTCCTTCTCCGCGGCATGCACGCCGGACACGTTCGTGTTCGACGGCGAACGCCGACTCGTCTACCGCGGTCAGCTCGACGACTCCCGCCCCAAAAACGACCTGCCGGTGACGGGCGCCGACGTCCGGGCGGCGGTCGACGCGGTGCTGGCCGGGCGGCCGGTCGACTCGAACCAGCGGCCGTCCATAGGCTGCGGCATCAAATGGCGTTGA
- a CDS encoding cutinase family protein, giving the protein MGILFGMIAGYVIRFVGPAAAVALSLGASVLFSPVPWASAEPCPDVQVVFARGTGEPPGVGPTGQAFVDNLRGREGGKSVDVYAVNYPASDEWSTGLDGIRDAGAHVVSMAGSCPKTKMVLSGFSQGAAVMGFVTSATVPDGYDPATVPKPLAPEIADHVAAVVLFGTPNTRAMNFLGQPQVVIGPTYQAKTIKVCADEDPVCSDGMNFAAHDTYANDGTMIDKGASFAASRLDAGPVGPATVVHAPSGFGN; this is encoded by the coding sequence ATGGGCATTTTATTTGGCATGATCGCCGGTTACGTCATCCGTTTCGTGGGCCCCGCGGCCGCAGTAGCTTTGAGCCTTGGTGCCTCTGTCCTCTTCTCCCCCGTCCCCTGGGCGTCGGCCGAACCATGTCCGGACGTTCAGGTGGTGTTCGCTCGAGGTACCGGTGAGCCCCCAGGGGTCGGCCCGACGGGGCAAGCGTTCGTCGACAATCTGCGCGGGCGCGAGGGTGGCAAGTCGGTCGACGTCTATGCGGTGAACTACCCCGCCAGCGATGAGTGGTCCACCGGGCTCGATGGCATCCGCGATGCGGGCGCGCACGTCGTGTCGATGGCGGGCAGCTGCCCCAAGACGAAGATGGTGCTCAGCGGCTTCTCGCAGGGCGCAGCCGTGATGGGCTTCGTCACCTCGGCGACAGTGCCCGACGGGTACGACCCCGCGACCGTGCCCAAGCCACTGGCCCCCGAGATCGCCGACCACGTCGCCGCGGTGGTGCTCTTCGGAACACCCAACACCCGGGCCATGAACTTCCTCGGCCAACCGCAGGTCGTCATCGGACCGACCTATCAGGCCAAGACGATCAAGGTATGCGCGGACGAGGACCCGGTGTGTTCGGACGGCATGAACTTCGCCGCCCATGACACCTACGCCAACGACGGCACCATGATCGACAAGGGCGCGTCGTTTGCCGCCAGCCGACTCGACGCGGGCCCGGTCGGGCCCGCAACGGTGGTGCACGCGCCCAGCGGCTTCGGTAACTAG
- a CDS encoding DUF1906 domain-containing protein: MPDSAALSGRGGPRPVPRREVFKYALTPALLSLAATIEAPTSSAADIKLIDFAEKRIAPDEIKAAGYAGVINYVSAERPGAHFEAKPITRDYADALRAAGLQIVSNFQYGKPGWPATPSDLTRGRDGGVADAQTAQQLHAAAGGPNSAPIFFSVDDDIDQNTWNTLAVEWFRGINSVLGVGRTGIYGHSSACGWAIRDGVIGNSTSAGYRWAWQTRSWSHGQREPMAVLYQAIVNTPSNPGPLLGGINVDVDDVLAADYGQWDLNR; this comes from the coding sequence GTGCCCGATTCGGCTGCGCTAAGTGGTCGCGGCGGACCGCGACCAGTCCCGCGACGCGAGGTCTTCAAATATGCCCTCACACCGGCTCTACTCAGCCTGGCCGCGACCATCGAGGCGCCGACCTCGTCGGCCGCCGACATCAAGCTGATCGACTTCGCCGAAAAGCGGATCGCGCCGGACGAGATCAAGGCAGCGGGTTACGCCGGGGTGATCAATTACGTCTCGGCGGAACGGCCGGGGGCGCATTTCGAGGCGAAGCCCATCACCCGCGACTACGCGGACGCGTTACGCGCGGCGGGACTTCAGATCGTCAGCAACTTCCAGTACGGCAAGCCCGGATGGCCCGCCACGCCATCGGATCTCACCCGCGGACGCGACGGAGGTGTGGCGGACGCTCAAACGGCTCAGCAACTGCATGCCGCGGCAGGGGGACCGAACTCGGCGCCGATTTTCTTCAGCGTCGACGACGATATCGACCAGAACACCTGGAATACCCTTGCCGTCGAATGGTTTCGGGGAATCAACTCGGTACTGGGCGTGGGCCGCACCGGTATTTACGGCCACTCCAGCGCGTGTGGGTGGGCGATCAGGGACGGGGTGATCGGCAACTCGACCAGCGCGGGTTACCGCTGGGCGTGGCAAACGAGGTCGTGGTCGCACGGCCAGCGCGAGCCGATGGCGGTGCTCTACCAGGCGATCGTCAACACCCCGTCGAACCCCGGCCCGCTGCTGGGCGGCATCAATGTGGATGTGGACGACGTACTCGCGGCCGATTACGGACAGTGGGATCTGAACCGCTGA
- a CDS encoding alpha/beta fold hydrolase: protein MSELTYLELHGDRIAYRDAGHGDVLLLIHGMAGSSATWEAIIPLLSKKYRVIAPDLLGHGMSAKPRGDYSLGAFAVFLRDLLDELGVSRATVIGQSLGGGIAMQFTHQHRDYCERLVLIGSGGLGPDLSPLLRFLSAPGAELILPIVAPQPVLKLGNKLGSWLTSAGIQSPRAGQMWYSYSSLSDARTRQAFLRTLRSVVDYRGQAVSALNKLHVAAGLPTLLIWGDEDGIIPVAHAYAAHDAVDGSRLEVLEGLGHYPHVEAPAAVADILEDFITSTAPTATGTSVPLGM from the coding sequence ATGAGCGAATTGACCTACCTCGAACTACATGGCGACCGGATCGCCTACCGGGATGCCGGCCACGGCGACGTCCTGTTGTTGATCCACGGGATGGCCGGCAGCTCGGCCACCTGGGAGGCGATCATCCCGTTGCTGTCGAAGAAGTACCGCGTCATCGCGCCCGACCTGCTGGGACACGGCATGTCGGCGAAGCCCCGTGGCGACTATTCACTGGGAGCCTTCGCGGTCTTTTTGCGCGATCTGCTCGACGAGCTCGGGGTGAGCCGGGCCACGGTGATCGGGCAGTCGCTCGGTGGCGGTATCGCGATGCAGTTCACCCACCAGCACCGCGATTATTGCGAGCGGCTCGTCCTGATCGGCAGCGGCGGTCTTGGGCCCGACCTCAGCCCGCTGCTGCGGTTCCTGTCGGCGCCCGGCGCCGAATTGATATTGCCCATCGTCGCGCCGCAACCGGTCCTCAAGCTCGGCAACAAGCTGGGTTCCTGGTTGACTTCGGCGGGGATTCAGTCGCCGCGAGCCGGTCAGATGTGGTACTCCTACTCCTCGCTGTCGGATGCGCGAACCCGCCAGGCCTTTCTGCGGACGCTGCGCTCAGTGGTGGACTACCGCGGCCAGGCCGTCAGCGCGCTCAATAAGCTGCACGTCGCGGCCGGATTGCCCACCTTGCTGATCTGGGGTGACGAGGACGGGATCATCCCCGTCGCGCACGCTTACGCGGCTCACGATGCGGTGGACGGCAGTCGTCTCGAGGTGCTCGAAGGTCTTGGCCACTACCCGCACGTGGAGGCGCCGGCGGCGGTGGCGGACATTCTCGAGGACTTCATCACCTCCACGGCTCCCACGGCAACCGGAACTTCGGTACCCCTGGGCATGTAG